One region of Bosea sp. 29B genomic DNA includes:
- a CDS encoding LysR substrate-binding domain-containing protein codes for MRRTLPPTRDLACFEAVARHRSVTRAAAELNLTQSAVSRRLAALEELLGQNLFLRDKQRLTPTVAAEEYAEELRSLLNRVEVATTRLLSHGRKGGVLTVACLPTFGSRWLVPRLARFIAAHPTIDINLISKIRPFSFEEDKAHAAIHFGSPTWLGARIHHLMDEHVIPVCAPELIGGEALASPEGFARLPLLQHTTRPYLWRDWLTDAGASGVNGIAGPKFEYYSLVIQAAIAGIGVAILPDFLVREEIQSGALMVACPHRMRCEDAYFVVYPKRFDENVNVQAFVGWLRDEAGLYTGQAQASETSVPI; via the coding sequence GTGCGCAGGACCTTGCCACCGACCCGGGATCTCGCCTGCTTCGAGGCGGTCGCGCGCCACCGCAGCGTCACGCGCGCCGCGGCGGAGCTCAATCTAACGCAGAGCGCCGTCAGCCGCCGCCTGGCTGCGCTGGAGGAGTTGCTTGGCCAGAACCTGTTCCTCCGCGACAAGCAGCGACTGACCCCGACCGTTGCGGCCGAGGAATATGCCGAGGAGCTGCGCAGCCTCTTGAACCGGGTCGAGGTCGCGACCACCCGGCTGCTCTCGCATGGCCGCAAGGGCGGCGTCCTGACCGTCGCCTGCCTGCCGACCTTCGGCTCGCGCTGGCTGGTGCCGCGCCTCGCCCGCTTCATCGCGGCGCATCCGACGATCGACATCAACCTGATCTCGAAGATCCGGCCGTTCAGCTTCGAGGAGGACAAGGCGCATGCCGCGATCCACTTCGGCAGCCCGACCTGGCTGGGCGCCCGCATCCACCACCTGATGGACGAGCATGTGATCCCGGTCTGCGCACCCGAGCTGATCGGCGGCGAGGCGCTGGCCAGCCCCGAGGGTTTTGCCCGCCTGCCATTGCTGCAGCACACGACCCGGCCCTATCTCTGGCGCGACTGGCTTACTGACGCCGGCGCCAGCGGCGTCAACGGCATCGCCGGGCCGAAATTCGAGTATTATTCCCTCGTGATCCAGGCCGCGATCGCCGGGATCGGCGTCGCGATCCTTCCGGACTTCCTGGTCCGGGAGGAGATCCAGTCGGGAGCGCTGATGGTCGCCTGCCCGCATCGGATGCGCTGCGAGGACGCCTATTTCGTCGTCTACCCCAAGCGCTTCGACGAGAACGTCAATGTCCAGGCCTTCGTCGGCTGGCTCCGCGACGAGGCCGGGCTCTACACCGGTCAGGCACAGGCGAGCGAGACGAGCGTACCAATCTGA
- a CDS encoding ABC transporter ATP-binding protein, with protein sequence MPLLEIENLSVEFPTSQGTLRAVDRIDLTLDEGEVLGVVGESGSGKSVTMLALMGLVGYPGRVRADKLRFDGRDLLTMSARERRQLTGKDVAMIFQEPSTSLNPCFTIGFQLAETLRKHEGMDGKAAKRRSIELLEQVGIPAPESRLKAFPHQMSGGMNQRVMIAMAIACNPRLLIADEPTTALDVTIQAQILDLLMSLQKERDMALVLITHNMGVVAETAQRIMVMYAGQIMEERKVDALFSAPQHPYSAALLAALPERSEGANRLATIPGMVPGLNDRPKGCLFSPRCAYATQHSRTVQPQLRPWADGHVRCHYPLGDPQREAERARDEAGATTEATR encoded by the coding sequence ATGCCCCTGCTCGAGATCGAAAACCTCAGCGTCGAGTTCCCGACTTCCCAGGGAACCCTGCGCGCGGTCGACCGTATCGACCTCACCCTCGACGAGGGCGAGGTGCTCGGCGTCGTCGGCGAATCCGGCTCCGGCAAGAGCGTCACCATGCTCGCGCTGATGGGCCTCGTCGGTTATCCCGGCCGCGTCCGCGCCGACAAGCTGCGCTTCGACGGCCGCGACCTGCTGACCATGTCCGCCCGCGAGCGCCGCCAGCTCACCGGCAAGGACGTGGCCATGATCTTCCAGGAGCCGAGCACCAGCCTGAACCCCTGCTTCACCATCGGCTTCCAGCTCGCCGAGACCTTGAGGAAGCACGAGGGCATGGACGGCAAGGCTGCAAAGCGCCGCTCGATCGAGTTGCTCGAGCAGGTCGGCATTCCGGCCCCGGAGAGCCGCCTCAAGGCGTTCCCGCATCAGATGTCGGGCGGCATGAACCAGCGCGTGATGATCGCCATGGCGATCGCCTGCAATCCGCGCCTGCTGATCGCCGACGAGCCGACCACCGCGCTCGACGTCACCATCCAGGCGCAGATCCTCGACCTCCTGATGTCGCTGCAGAAGGAGCGCGACATGGCGCTCGTCCTGATCACCCACAATATGGGCGTCGTCGCCGAGACCGCGCAGCGCATCATGGTGATGTATGCCGGGCAGATCATGGAGGAGCGCAAGGTCGACGCGCTGTTCTCCGCTCCGCAGCATCCCTATTCCGCCGCGCTGCTCGCCGCCCTGCCCGAGCGCAGCGAAGGTGCGAACCGCCTCGCCACCATCCCCGGCATGGTGCCCGGCCTCAACGACCGTCCGAAGGGCTGCCTGTTCAGCCCGCGCTGCGCCTACGCCACCCAGCATTCGCGGACCGTCCAGCCGCAGCTCCGGCCTTGGGCTGACGGCCATGTGCGCTGCCATTACCCGCTCGGCGATCCCCAGCGCGAGGCGGAGCGCGCCCGCGACGAAGCCGGCGCGACGACGGAGGCGACCCGATGA
- a CDS encoding ABC transporter ATP-binding protein: MTSPILSVSNLTTSFRVEGLWKPVVRNISFDIKPQETLAVVGESGSGKSVTALSIMRLTPPSSSKIEGSIKLNGKELLTLPDAQMRQIRGNDIAMIFQEPMTSLNPVLTIGFQIAEALILHRGLSRSEAEAETVRLLEKVKIPSAKSRFHEYPHRFSGGMRQRVMIAMALACKPKLLIADEPTTALDVTIQAQILELIKQLQQEEGMSVLFITHDMGVVAEIADRTVVMYNGDEVETGATEDIFANPQKPYTKALLSAVPRLGSMIGRGRPMRFPVVDRATGESDVPTETPDTVQAAERPVLEVSGLTTRFEIRSGLLSSVKGRVHAVENVSFSLKAGETLALVGESGCGKSTTGRSVLRLVEPLSGSVLLDGVDVLKLSQGELREQRKRMQMIFQDPFASLNPRMNVGAAIAEPLLINNLASRSEARDKVADLLKRVGLLPDMASRFPHEFSGGQRQRICIARALAVEPRLIVADEAVSALDVSVKAQVVNLMLDLQARMGLGYLFISHDMAVVERVSHRVAVMYLGEIVEIGPREAIFGNPQHPYTKRLLAAVPIADPARRLQKRPVSNDEIKSPIRPADYVPPVRQYREVSPGHAVMIWGEEWEAKPVIAKVA, from the coding sequence ATGACCTCTCCGATCCTCTCGGTCTCGAACCTGACGACCTCGTTCCGGGTCGAAGGACTCTGGAAGCCGGTGGTGCGCAACATCTCCTTCGACATCAAGCCGCAGGAAACGCTGGCGGTGGTCGGTGAATCCGGTTCCGGCAAGAGCGTCACCGCGCTCTCGATCATGCGGCTGACCCCGCCGAGCTCCAGCAAGATCGAGGGCTCGATCAAGCTCAACGGCAAGGAACTCCTGACCCTGCCGGATGCGCAGATGCGTCAGATCCGCGGCAACGATATCGCGATGATCTTCCAGGAGCCGATGACCTCGCTGAACCCGGTGCTGACCATCGGCTTCCAGATCGCCGAGGCGCTGATCCTGCATCGCGGCCTGTCGCGCTCCGAGGCCGAGGCCGAGACGGTGCGCCTGCTGGAGAAGGTCAAGATCCCCTCGGCGAAGTCGCGCTTCCACGAATATCCGCACCGCTTCTCCGGCGGCATGCGTCAGCGCGTGATGATCGCGATGGCGCTGGCCTGCAAGCCGAAGCTCCTGATCGCCGACGAGCCGACGACCGCGCTCGACGTGACGATCCAGGCGCAGATTCTGGAGCTGATCAAGCAGCTGCAGCAGGAAGAGGGCATGTCGGTCCTCTTCATCACCCACGACATGGGCGTCGTCGCCGAGATCGCCGACCGCACCGTCGTCATGTACAATGGCGACGAGGTCGAGACCGGCGCGACCGAAGATATCTTCGCAAACCCGCAGAAGCCCTACACCAAGGCGCTGCTTTCGGCCGTGCCGCGGCTGGGCTCAATGATCGGCCGTGGGCGTCCGATGCGCTTCCCGGTGGTCGACCGTGCGACTGGCGAATCCGATGTCCCGACCGAAACTCCCGATACGGTCCAGGCAGCCGAGCGCCCGGTACTGGAAGTCTCGGGGCTGACGACACGCTTCGAGATCCGCTCGGGCCTGCTCTCCTCGGTCAAGGGCCGGGTGCATGCGGTCGAGAACGTCTCCTTCAGCCTGAAGGCGGGCGAGACGCTGGCGCTGGTCGGCGAATCCGGCTGCGGCAAGTCGACGACGGGCCGCTCGGTGCTGCGCCTGGTCGAGCCGCTCTCCGGCTCGGTGCTGCTCGATGGCGTCGACGTGCTCAAGCTCAGCCAGGGCGAGCTGCGCGAGCAGCGCAAGCGCATGCAGATGATCTTCCAGGATCCGTTCGCCTCGCTCAACCCGCGCATGAATGTCGGCGCCGCGATCGCCGAGCCGCTGCTGATCAACAACCTCGCCAGCCGTTCCGAGGCGCGCGACAAGGTTGCGGACCTCCTGAAGCGGGTCGGCCTGCTGCCCGACATGGCGAGCCGCTTCCCGCACGAATTCTCCGGCGGCCAGCGCCAGCGCATCTGCATTGCCCGCGCGCTCGCGGTCGAGCCGCGCCTGATCGTGGCGGACGAAGCGGTTTCGGCGCTCGACGTTTCCGTCAAGGCGCAGGTGGTCAACCTGATGCTCGACCTGCAGGCGAGGATGGGGCTGGGCTATCTCTTCATCTCGCACGACATGGCGGTGGTCGAGCGCGTCAGCCACCGCGTCGCGGTGATGTATCTCGGCGAGATCGTCGAGATCGGCCCGCGCGAGGCGATCTTCGGCAATCCGCAGCACCCCTACACCAAGCGGCTGCTGGCGGCGGTGCCGATCGCCGATCCGGCCCGGCGCCTGCAGAAGCGCCCGGTCTCGAACGACGAGATCAAGAGCCCGATCCGTCCGGCCGACTACGTTCCGCCGGTGCGCCAGTACCGCGAGGTCTCGCCCGGCCATGCCGTGATGATCTGGGGCGAGGAGTGGGAAGCCAAGCCGGTCATTGCCAAGGTGGCGTGA
- a CDS encoding ABC transporter substrate-binding protein — protein sequence MKKLLLATLSASALMAAQPLAAKTLVYCSEGSPENFAPSVNTTGTSFDANTQIYDTIVQFERGGVKVQPALAEKWDVSPDGLTYTLHLRKNVKWHSNKNFKPTRDFNADDVMFMFERQWKEANPYYKVTSSNHSYFNDMGMPKLLKSVEKVDDYTVKITLNQPEAPFLADLAMQYAGVQSKEYADAMLKAGTPEKLDQEPVGTGAFYLVQYQKDAIIRYKAFPEYWAGKAKIDDLIFAITPDASVRWAKLQKGECHVMPYPNPADLDAIKKDANVQILEQPGLNIGYLAYNTTKKPFDDVKVRRAVNKAINKKAIIDAVYLSSGVAATNPIPPTMWSYNETIKDDPYDPEAAKKELADAGYPNGLEIDLWAMPVQRPYNPNAKRIAELMQADLAKVGVKAEIKTFEWGEYRKRLQAGEHQTGMFGWTGDNGDPDNFLHTLLGCDASKNNGGNVAKFCYQPFDELVTKAKTITDQAEREKLYRQAQVIFKEQAPWFTIAHAVQLKPVRKEVIDFKLSPFSRHVFYGVDIK from the coding sequence ATGAAGAAATTGTTGCTGGCGACGCTGTCGGCCTCGGCGCTGATGGCGGCGCAGCCGCTGGCCGCCAAGACGCTGGTCTATTGCTCGGAAGGCAGCCCGGAGAATTTCGCGCCGAGCGTCAACACCACCGGCACGTCCTTCGACGCCAACACCCAGATCTACGACACCATCGTCCAGTTCGAGCGCGGCGGCGTCAAGGTTCAGCCCGCCCTGGCGGAGAAGTGGGACGTCTCGCCGGATGGCCTGACCTACACGCTCCACCTGCGCAAGAACGTGAAGTGGCATTCGAACAAGAACTTCAAGCCGACGCGCGACTTCAACGCCGACGACGTGATGTTCATGTTCGAGCGGCAGTGGAAGGAAGCCAATCCCTATTACAAGGTGACCAGCTCGAACCACTCCTACTTCAACGACATGGGCATGCCCAAGCTGCTGAAGTCGGTCGAAAAGGTCGACGACTACACCGTCAAGATCACGCTGAACCAGCCTGAGGCGCCCTTCCTCGCCGACCTCGCCATGCAATATGCCGGCGTGCAGTCGAAGGAATACGCCGATGCGATGCTGAAGGCCGGCACGCCCGAGAAGCTCGACCAGGAGCCGGTCGGCACCGGCGCGTTCTATCTGGTGCAGTACCAGAAGGACGCGATCATCCGCTACAAGGCCTTCCCCGAATACTGGGCCGGCAAGGCCAAGATCGACGACCTGATCTTCGCGATCACGCCGGACGCCTCGGTCCGCTGGGCCAAGCTGCAGAAGGGCGAGTGCCATGTCATGCCCTATCCGAACCCCGCCGATCTCGACGCCATCAAGAAGGACGCCAATGTCCAGATCCTGGAGCAGCCAGGCCTGAACATCGGCTATCTCGCCTACAACACCACCAAGAAGCCCTTCGACGACGTCAAGGTCCGCCGCGCCGTCAACAAGGCGATCAACAAGAAGGCGATCATCGACGCCGTCTATCTCTCCAGCGGCGTCGCGGCGACCAACCCGATCCCGCCGACCATGTGGTCCTATAACGAGACCATCAAGGACGATCCCTATGATCCGGAGGCGGCCAAGAAGGAGCTGGCCGATGCCGGCTACCCGAACGGGCTGGAGATCGACCTCTGGGCAATGCCGGTGCAGCGTCCCTACAACCCCAACGCCAAGCGCATCGCCGAACTGATGCAGGCGGACCTCGCCAAGGTCGGCGTCAAGGCCGAGATCAAGACCTTCGAATGGGGCGAGTATCGCAAGCGCCTGCAGGCGGGCGAGCACCAGACCGGCATGTTCGGCTGGACCGGCGACAATGGCGATCCGGACAACTTCCTGCACACGCTGCTCGGCTGCGACGCCTCCAAGAACAATGGCGGCAACGTCGCAAAGTTCTGCTACCAGCCCTTCGACGAGCTGGTGACGAAGGCCAAGACGATCACCGACCAGGCCGAGCGCGAGAAGCTCTATCGGCAGGCGCAGGTGATCTTCAAGGAGCAAGCGCCCTGGTTCACCATCGCCCATGCGGTCCAGCTCAAGCCGGTCCGCAAGGAAGTGATCGACTTCAAGCTCTCGCCGTTCAGCCGCCACGTCTTCTACGGCGTCGACATCAAGTAA
- a CDS encoding peptide ABC transporter ATP-binding protein produces MSNPVIEARELVQTYQVRQGLFRPPAQLQAVNKVSFAVEAGRTLAVVGESGCGKSTLARMATLIEKPTSGSLTLDGLDAVSPPASEQRRLRRTVQFVFQNPYGSLNPRKKIGTILEEPLLINTDLSKAERTEKARAMMAKVGLRPEHYARYPHMFSGGQRQRIAIARALILSPKVVVADEPVSALDISIQAQVLNLLADLQDELKLAYLFISHDLSVVRHIAHDVMVMYLGNAIEHGPKERIYARPLHPYTQALLASTPRVGGDKREKIVLRGELPSPLNPPTGCVFSTRCPFVADRCRTERPQKREVDGRKVACHYAETFLAKAAA; encoded by the coding sequence ATGAGCAATCCCGTCATCGAAGCCCGCGAACTGGTCCAGACCTATCAGGTCAGGCAGGGGCTGTTCCGCCCGCCGGCGCAGTTGCAGGCGGTCAACAAGGTCTCTTTTGCGGTCGAAGCCGGACGCACCTTGGCTGTCGTCGGCGAATCCGGCTGCGGAAAATCGACGCTCGCCCGCATGGCGACGCTGATCGAGAAGCCGACCTCCGGCTCTCTCACCCTGGATGGCCTCGACGCAGTCTCGCCGCCGGCGAGCGAGCAGCGCCGCCTGCGCCGCACCGTCCAGTTCGTCTTCCAGAACCCCTATGGCTCGCTCAACCCGCGCAAGAAGATCGGCACGATCCTCGAGGAGCCGCTGCTGATCAACACCGACCTTTCCAAGGCCGAGCGCACCGAGAAGGCCCGCGCCATGATGGCCAAGGTCGGCCTGCGGCCGGAGCACTATGCCCGCTACCCGCACATGTTCTCGGGCGGCCAGCGCCAGCGCATCGCGATCGCCCGCGCACTGATCCTGTCGCCGAAGGTGGTGGTCGCGGACGAGCCGGTCTCGGCGCTCGACATCTCGATCCAGGCGCAGGTTCTCAACCTGCTCGCCGACCTGCAGGACGAGCTCAAACTCGCCTATCTCTTCATCTCCCATGATCTCAGCGTCGTCCGCCACATCGCCCATGACGTGATGGTGATGTATCTCGGCAATGCCATCGAGCACGGGCCGAAGGAGCGCATCTACGCCCGCCCCTTGCATCCCTATACACAGGCGCTGCTCGCCTCGACGCCGCGCGTCGGCGGCGACAAGCGCGAGAAGATCGTGCTGCGCGGCGAACTGCCCTCGCCGCTCAACCCGCCGACGGGCTGCGTCTTCTCGACCCGCTGCCCCTTCGTCGCCGATCGCTGCCGGACCGAGCGCCCGCAGAAGCGCGAGGTCGACGGACGGAAAGTCGCCTGCCACTACGCCGAGACGTTTTTGGCGAAGGCGGCGGCCTGA
- a CDS encoding ABC transporter permease subunit, translating to MLRFILTRVSLVIPTFIGITLLAFFLVRLVPGDPIETMAGERGIDPTRHAQLLKEYGLDQPLFVQYGRYIERVVQGDLGKSIVTRDSVLSEFGQLFPATIELALCAILIALIIGLPAGIIAAVKRNSIFDHGVMGISLTGYSMPIFWWGLLLILLFSVQLGITPVSGRIAVQYFIEPVTGFLTIDSLLAGDVDAFWSALSHLVLPAIVLGTVPLAVIARMTRSAMLEVLGEDYIRTARAKGMAPLRVVALHALRNALIPVVTVIGLQVGTLFTGAILTETIFSWPGVGKWLIEAISRRDYPVLQGGTLLLGMVVMSVNLLVDLAYGLINPRIRHAR from the coding sequence ATGCTTCGCTTCATCCTGACCAGGGTCAGCCTCGTCATCCCGACCTTCATCGGCATCACACTGCTGGCCTTCTTCCTGGTCCGGCTCGTGCCGGGCGATCCGATCGAGACCATGGCCGGCGAGCGCGGCATCGACCCCACCCGCCATGCGCAATTGCTGAAGGAATACGGGCTCGACCAGCCGCTCTTCGTCCAGTACGGCCGCTATATCGAGCGCGTCGTGCAGGGCGATCTCGGCAAGTCGATCGTGACGCGCGACAGCGTCCTCTCCGAATTCGGCCAGCTCTTCCCCGCCACCATCGAGCTTGCGCTCTGCGCCATCCTGATCGCGCTGATCATCGGCCTGCCGGCCGGCATCATCGCCGCGGTGAAGCGAAACTCGATCTTCGACCATGGCGTGATGGGCATATCGCTCACCGGCTATTCCATGCCGATCTTCTGGTGGGGCCTGCTGCTGATCCTGCTGTTCTCGGTGCAGCTCGGCATCACCCCGGTCTCCGGTCGCATCGCGGTGCAGTATTTCATCGAGCCGGTCACCGGCTTCCTCACCATCGACAGCCTGCTCGCCGGCGATGTCGATGCCTTCTGGTCGGCGCTGTCGCATCTGGTGCTGCCGGCGATCGTGCTCGGCACCGTGCCGCTCGCCGTCATTGCCCGCATGACCCGCTCGGCCATGCTGGAAGTGCTCGGCGAGGACTATATCCGCACCGCCCGGGCCAAGGGCATGGCCCCCCTTCGTGTCGTCGCCCTGCATGCGCTGCGCAATGCGCTGATCCCGGTCGTCACCGTGATCGGCCTGCAGGTCGGCACGCTCTTCACCGGCGCGATCCTGACCGAGACGATCTTCTCCTGGCCGGGCGTCGGCAAATGGCTGATCGAGGCGATCAGCCGGCGCGACTATCCGGTCCTGCAAGGCGGAACCTTGCTCCTTGGCATGGTGGTGATGAGCGTCAACCTCCTGGTCGACCTCGCCTACGGCCTGATCAACCCGCGCATCAGGCACGCACGATGA
- a CDS encoding ABC transporter permease subunit has product MSAETLQVPATPAGAPPHPAREFWTYFSANRGAVAGLIVIGLVLFCALFAPLIAPHDPNLTNNAVFLKPPFWQEGGSLSYPLGTDAIGRDILSRLLYGARLSLVIGIAVVALAIVVGIVLGLVAGFFKGIADIAIMRLMDILMTMPSLLLAIVIVAILGPGLMNAMLAVAIVVLPHYVRITRAAVIAESSKDYVVAAQVSGARTARLMFSEILPNCAAPLIVQATLGVSTAILDAAALGFLGLGAQPPTPEWGTMLADAREFVLRAWWVVTFPGLAILITVLAFNLLGDGLRDALDPKLKR; this is encoded by the coding sequence ATGAGCGCCGAAACCTTGCAAGTTCCCGCCACGCCAGCCGGCGCGCCGCCCCACCCCGCCCGCGAGTTCTGGACCTATTTCAGCGCCAATCGCGGCGCCGTCGCCGGCCTGATCGTCATCGGCCTCGTGCTGTTCTGCGCGCTGTTCGCGCCGCTGATCGCCCCGCATGATCCGAACCTGACCAACAACGCCGTCTTCCTGAAGCCGCCGTTCTGGCAGGAGGGCGGCTCGCTCTCCTATCCGCTCGGCACCGACGCGATCGGCCGCGACATCCTCTCGCGCCTGCTCTACGGCGCGCGGCTCTCGCTGGTGATCGGCATCGCCGTCGTCGCGCTCGCCATCGTCGTCGGCATCGTGCTCGGCCTCGTCGCCGGCTTCTTCAAGGGTATCGCCGACATCGCGATCATGCGGCTGATGGACATCCTGATGACCATGCCGAGCCTGCTGCTCGCCATCGTCATCGTCGCCATCCTCGGCCCCGGCCTGATGAATGCGATGCTCGCCGTCGCCATCGTCGTGCTGCCGCACTATGTCCGCATCACCCGCGCCGCCGTCATCGCCGAATCCTCGAAGGATTATGTCGTCGCCGCCCAGGTCAGCGGCGCACGGACCGCCCGGCTGATGTTCTCGGAGATCCTGCCGAACTGCGCCGCACCGCTGATCGTGCAGGCGACGCTCGGCGTCTCCACCGCGATCCTCGACGCCGCCGCGCTCGGCTTCCTCGGCCTCGGCGCCCAGCCGCCGACGCCGGAATGGGGCACCATGCTCGCCGACGCCCGCGAATTCGTGCTGCGCGCCTGGTGGGTCGTCACCTTCCCGGGCCTTGCCATCCTGATCACCGTGCTCGCCTTCAACCTGCTCGGTGACGGGCTGCGCGATGCCCTCGATCCCAAATTGAAGCGCTGA
- a CDS encoding ABC transporter substrate-binding protein: protein MSRSARPLTLALGLGALLLPAIANAQALVVCSEASPDFLNPQFSSQNTAYDVAAQIYERLTATERGGSQIIPSLAESWTISDDALTYTFKLRKGVKWHASKSFTPTREFNADDVLFSFNRMLDANHPYAKVGSGNYQFFGEIVKPSLKAVEKVDDYTVRIVLTKPNAPLLSALSVEPMSVLSAEYAAAMSKAGTPEQIDFAPIGTGPFSLLSYQKDAVIRFKAVPDHWTKAAGDRDRMALVNDLIFVITPDAAVRFAKVRSGECQIARYPNPGDLAAMKTEPTINVLQGSIADQSFLAFNQQKKPFGDKRVREALAYAVNIPAIIDAVYQGTGKPTASAVPPSLWSHDADLKPRPYDPEKAKALLKEAGYPDGFETTLWAIPVVRAYMPNGRRAAELIQADWARIGVKATIQTFEWGEYLKRGRAGEHEVGMFGYTWDYPDPSQILLTGWTCEGVATGANRARWCNKEASDALAKASTITDQAERSKLYKRFQEIFHEDVAGLLFANAQAFTPVRKEVKDYKIHFFGGQPFVGVSIGK from the coding sequence ATGTCCCGATCCGCCCGCCCCCTTACCCTGGCCCTCGGCCTCGGCGCCCTGCTGCTGCCCGCCATCGCAAATGCCCAGGCGCTCGTCGTCTGCTCGGAAGCCAGCCCCGACTTCCTCAATCCGCAGTTCAGCAGCCAGAACACCGCCTATGACGTCGCGGCGCAGATCTATGAGCGCCTGACGGCGACTGAGCGCGGCGGCTCGCAGATCATCCCGAGCCTGGCCGAGTCATGGACGATCTCGGATGACGCGCTGACCTACACCTTCAAGCTGCGCAAGGGCGTGAAATGGCACGCCAGCAAGAGCTTCACCCCGACGCGCGAGTTCAACGCAGACGACGTGCTGTTCTCGTTCAACCGCATGCTCGACGCCAACCACCCCTACGCCAAGGTCGGCAGCGGCAATTACCAGTTCTTCGGCGAGATCGTGAAGCCGAGCCTGAAGGCGGTCGAGAAGGTCGACGACTACACCGTCCGGATCGTCCTGACCAAGCCGAACGCGCCGCTGCTCTCGGCACTCTCGGTCGAGCCGATGTCGGTCCTCTCGGCCGAATACGCGGCAGCGATGAGCAAGGCCGGCACGCCCGAGCAGATCGACTTCGCCCCGATCGGCACCGGCCCGTTCTCGCTGCTCTCCTATCAGAAGGACGCGGTGATCCGCTTCAAGGCGGTGCCGGACCACTGGACCAAGGCCGCCGGCGACCGCGACCGCATGGCGCTGGTCAACGACCTGATCTTCGTGATCACCCCCGACGCCGCCGTCCGCTTCGCCAAGGTCCGCTCCGGCGAATGCCAGATCGCCCGCTACCCCAATCCCGGCGACCTGGCCGCGATGAAGACCGAACCGACTATCAACGTGCTGCAGGGCAGCATCGCCGATCAGAGCTTCCTCGCCTTCAACCAGCAGAAGAAGCCCTTCGGCGACAAGCGCGTGCGCGAGGCACTGGCCTATGCTGTCAACATCCCGGCGATCATCGACGCCGTCTACCAGGGCACCGGCAAGCCGACCGCCTCGGCGGTTCCGCCCTCGCTCTGGTCGCATGACGCCGACCTCAAGCCGCGGCCCTATGATCCGGAGAAGGCCAAGGCTCTGCTCAAGGAGGCCGGCTATCCCGACGGCTTCGAGACGACGCTCTGGGCCATCCCCGTCGTGCGCGCCTACATGCCGAACGGCCGCCGCGCCGCAGAATTGATCCAGGCCGATTGGGCCAGGATCGGCGTCAAGGCGACGATCCAGACCTTCGAATGGGGCGAATACCTCAAGCGCGGCCGCGCCGGCGAGCACGAGGTCGGCATGTTCGGCTACACCTGGGACTATCCCGATCCGAGCCAGATCCTGCTCACCGGCTGGACCTGCGAAGGCGTGGCGACCGGCGCCAACCGGGCGCGCTGGTGCAACAAGGAGGCTTCGGACGCTCTCGCCAAGGCCAGCACCATCACCGACCAGGCCGAGCGCAGCAAACTCTACAAGCGCTTCCAGGAAATCTTCCATGAAGATGTCGCCGGCCTGCTCTTCGCCAACGCCCAGGCTTTCACGCCGGTGCGCAAGGAGGTGAAGGACTACAAGATCCATTTCTTCGGCGGGCAGCCATTCGTCGGCGTCTCGATCGGCAAATAA